The stretch of DNA CGTGCCCTACACGGGCGTGGTCGGCATGGACCGCTCGCTGGACTACGTCGGCCCGCTCACCAACGACGCCACCACGATGGCCGAGGTCATGGACGTCATCGCCGGGCCCCACTGGTCCGATCCCCGCCAGTGCGGCCACGGTGCCGATCTGGACTTCGCCGGTGCCTGTGCGGCCGCGACGACCGACCTGTCCGGTCTGCGCATCGGTGTGGTGGAGGAGGGTTTCAGCTGGGTCGACGAGGAGATCGTCCCCGACGGCACACGCGAGACGGCCGACGCCACGCGCGCCGCCATCGAACGGTTCGCCGCCCTCGGGGCGACGGTCGAGTCGGTGAGCATCCCCGAGCACCGCACCGGCTCGGACCTCGCCTACCTCGTGTGGCTCGTGGAGGGGCAGGCGGCCACCACCCGTGCCCGGGGCATCGACTACGGCGCCGCCGGATGGCACGACGCCGACGTCGCCGTGCACCTGGACCGGGCGCTGGCTGTGGACGCGGAATCGCTGCCGACAACCCTCAAGCTCGTCCTCACCCTCGGCACGTACATGAAGGAGCGGTTCTCCGGTTCCTGGTACGCGAAGGCCCGCAACTTGGGTCGTGAGGTGACGCTGGCATTCGACCGGGCACTCGAGGACCACGACCTGCTCGTCATGCCGACCGCCACGCACTACGCCTTCGAACACCAGCCCGATCTCGGTCTCGCCGACGCCGTGTTGCGGGGCCTGGCGATGGTCGGAAACACGAGGACGATGGACATGACCGGTCACCCGGCGCTGTCGATCCCGGCTGCTGAAGCCGACGGCCTTCCCGTCGGCGTGATGTTGATCGGCCGCCATTTCGAGGACGACCGGGTCGTGGCGGCGGCCCGCTCCTACGAGCTGGCCCACGGTTGGTCGCCCGGGCGCTGAGCACGCCCGGGGTCGCCGCGCCGGGCGGGCCCGCGAAATAGGCTCCACCCGTGGGAATCGTCATCGTGATCGTCGTCGTTGCGGTCGTCGTCGTTCTGCTCGCGTTCTTCGTGTTCGCCTACAACGGCCTCGTCCGGGGCCGGAACCGCGTGGACAACGCCTGGGCGCAGGTGGACGTGCAACTCAAGCGCCGCTACGACCTCGTGCCGAATCTCGTCGAGACCGTCAAGGGGTATGCGGCCCACGAGCGGGACACGCTCGACGCCGTGATCCGCGCCCGCAACCAGGCCCAGGCGGCCGGGACGATCGAGGAGCAGGTGGACGCGGAGAACGTCCTCACATCGGCGCTGCGTCAACTGTTCGCGCTCGCCGAGGCCTACCCCGAGCTGCGGGCGAGCGAGCAGTTCGGCGCCCTGCAGGCGGAGCTCGCCGAGACCGAGAACCGCATCGCCATCTCCCGCCAGATCCACAACGACACGGTCCTCACCTACAACAACCGGGTCGAGACCATCCCGACGAACATCGTCGCCTCGCTCACCGGATTCGAGACCAGGCCCTACTTCGACTTCGGACCGGCGATCGACGAGGCCCCCGACGTCTCGTTCTGAACCTGTGACGGCGGCTCGACGGACCGGTGCACTGCTCGCCGCCGGGGCCGTCGTCCTGGCTGCCCTCGCCGTGCTGTTGGCCCCGGGGGCCGCGGCTCAGGACAAGTCGTTCACCCTGCCGTCGGCGACAGTCGACGTCGTCGTGGAGGAGAACGGGGCGCTCACGGTCACCGAGACCATCACCTTCGCCTTCGACGGTTCCTTCCAGGGCGCCTACCGGGACATCCCGGTGAGGGCGGGGGAGTTCGTCACGTCGGTCTCGGTCTCCGAGGGCGGCGAACGGTACGAACCGGGTGCGTCGACGGTCCTCGGATCCACCGACGCGCCCGGCACGTACGGAGTGGCCGACCTGGGATCGTTCGTGCGCGTGGTCTGGCACTACCGGGCGCTCGACGAGTTCAGGATCTTCACGGTCACCTACGTGCTGGAGGGTGTTGCCGTCGCCTACGACGACATCGTCGACGTGAACCTGCAGGTCTGGGGAGGGGAGTGGCAGACAGGGCTCGGCCTGCTCGACGCGTCGATGACGCTGCCCGGTTCCCACGAGTCCGGCGACGTCCGTATCTGGGGGCACCCGGCGAGCGTGAACGGGTCCGTTTCGTTGGGCGACGACGGGGTGTCTCCCACGCTGCGCGCCGACGGGATCGGCTCGCACAGTTTCGTCGAGTTGCGGGTCACGTTCCCCCGTTCGTCCTTGACCTCGACCGACGGGGC from Acidimicrobiales bacterium encodes:
- a CDS encoding amidase family protein translates to MTWRNEMVGNLDPEEIRYFAALAGFEITDTDLPEYERLVGAMAPLLDAFAGLTPAERAPVPAHRDPGRRGTPADDPLNAVIRWCDVHTGDEGTLSGKRFGLKDNIAVAGVPMTLASRMFETFIPSTDAVVVERILGAGGKVVAKLNMDGYAWSAGGESGDFGAILNPFDHTRTAAGSSGGSGAALSYDGIDVTLGVDQGGSIRLPASWCGTLGLKPTRGLVPYTGVVGMDRSLDYVGPLTNDATTMAEVMDVIAGPHWSDPRQCGHGADLDFAGACAAATTDLSGLRIGVVEEGFSWVDEEIVPDGTRETADATRAAIERFAALGATVESVSIPEHRTGSDLAYLVWLVEGQAATTRARGIDYGAAGWHDADVAVHLDRALAVDAESLPTTLKLVLTLGTYMKERFSGSWYAKARNLGREVTLAFDRALEDHDLLVMPTATHYAFEHQPDLGLADAVLRGLAMVGNTRTMDMTGHPALSIPAAEADGLPVGVMLIGRHFEDDRVVAAARSYELAHGWSPGR
- a CDS encoding LemA family protein; protein product: MGIVIVIVVVAVVVVLLAFFVFAYNGLVRGRNRVDNAWAQVDVQLKRRYDLVPNLVETVKGYAAHERDTLDAVIRARNQAQAAGTIEEQVDAENVLTSALRQLFALAEAYPELRASEQFGALQAELAETENRIAISRQIHNDTVLTYNNRVETIPTNIVASLTGFETRPYFDFGPAIDEAPDVSF